A genomic region of Chryseobacterium sp. KACC 21268 contains the following coding sequences:
- a CDS encoding DUF6520 family protein translates to MKNFRKIALPVAILLMGAGSAYATTAFKSSNAVDQLGYRFDPSAPVGERCVITEKMCSTTEGDVCTYSDATGTHNLSQNIDGTSCGNQLFEIQ, encoded by the coding sequence ATGAAAAATTTTAGAAAAATCGCATTGCCCGTAGCAATCCTATTGATGGGAGCCGGAAGTGCGTATGCTACAACAGCATTCAAATCATCAAACGCAGTAGACCAGCTAGGTTACCGTTTTGATCCTTCGGCACCTGTCGGAGAAAGATGTGTGATCACTGAAAAAATGTGTTCTACTACAGAAGGAGATGTCTGTACCTACAGCGATGCAACCGGAACACATAATTTGTCCCAGAACATCGACGGTACTTCTTGTGGAAATCAGTTGTTTGAGATCCAGTAA
- a CDS encoding prolyl oligopeptidase family serine peptidase, which translates to MNSFLCKIIYILMMLFGMFVIRYQFALYAQTPRPELEKLAKDIVEPFFAQMSPDGKFVVLSEMNEDSKVILTISETKRSFRKLRRLSGAKYFFLSNDILVLLAGNVLQKINLKTLTESEIPNVSAIDFIEDENLLLVHYDDSQNNTLEIFDNRFLIKQKIKSVSRWQKTGGELIVFKNEEKKKTLLKVSSDGFSNQIIWSSEEDIYKVVKSDKVKGGYIVSVSGTSGLKTFYATSNLNILELNDPSIGSYDQIAVKKSSDANAVYLTLGKTLPIDNKTVSIWYGKEKDLSIHFYGERPSVDLLWYPEEHKVVKLNSGYKGYTGIGRSNMFLRKKVNKELVDVNEEDHKVDHSEMHLWNSATGTDTVLEKDGDVMYFDKKGNFILRYVKANWKLLETRTMTEKILKMPATAVPCFSLSGTILWCSKGELWEQNTNDLQKKKLMSFKADSIEILNKVRQSTEAGINRRYQYIDDHHLLIAAHQNNDLRSTYYMLNQGKKFVIIPETTDRIKHLQVAKEGENFIWTEENYNKPTVVMAKSGSSASRAVYAFNVQDLGTKTITKRQLYYKGVNNEDLQASLFLPADFDPQKKYPVVLWIYEKQQEFTDKYLVPTFKNTRGFNARLLLESGYMVLIPDINYDNKGAGLSALECINNALDELAKLEQVNMKKIALMGQSFGGYETNFIATHSNRFAAFISGASRSDIIHSSYAFNYNFNAPDYYRIEDGQIRMRDSFESNNQKYFDNNPLYHASKVNAPVLLWTGTDDKNVDQEETRTFFSALRKYRKTVVALFYTGEGHSLGSYVAKKDLTLRMLDWYEYFLKDKRNIPWIDKQMKDAN; encoded by the coding sequence ATGAATAGTTTTTTATGTAAAATCATTTACATCTTAATGATGTTGTTTGGGATGTTCGTGATAAGGTATCAGTTTGCATTGTATGCACAAACACCGAGACCTGAGCTTGAAAAATTAGCGAAGGATATTGTTGAGCCATTCTTCGCTCAAATGTCTCCGGATGGAAAATTCGTAGTCCTTTCTGAAATGAATGAAGATTCTAAAGTAATCTTAACTATTTCTGAAACAAAAAGGTCATTCAGAAAATTGCGTAGATTGAGCGGAGCCAAATATTTCTTTTTGAGCAATGATATTTTGGTTTTATTGGCTGGAAATGTGCTTCAAAAAATTAATCTCAAAACCCTGACGGAATCCGAGATTCCAAATGTCAGTGCCATTGATTTTATTGAAGATGAAAATCTTTTGCTGGTACATTATGACGATAGTCAAAATAACACGTTAGAAATTTTTGATAACAGATTCTTGATAAAGCAGAAGATTAAGTCGGTATCACGATGGCAGAAAACGGGAGGAGAATTGATTGTTTTTAAAAATGAGGAAAAGAAGAAAACGTTATTAAAGGTTAGCTCTGACGGTTTTTCAAACCAAATCATATGGTCATCAGAAGAAGATATTTATAAAGTAGTAAAATCAGATAAGGTTAAGGGGGGCTATATCGTTTCAGTTTCAGGAACATCAGGATTAAAAACTTTCTATGCTACATCAAATCTAAATATCTTAGAGCTGAACGACCCCTCAATTGGGAGTTATGACCAGATAGCAGTTAAGAAGTCTTCTGATGCCAATGCGGTATATTTGACGCTCGGCAAAACACTCCCAATTGATAACAAGACTGTAAGTATTTGGTATGGTAAAGAAAAAGACCTAAGCATTCACTTTTATGGAGAACGACCGAGCGTTGATCTTTTATGGTATCCTGAGGAGCACAAGGTCGTCAAATTGAATTCCGGTTACAAAGGATACACAGGCATTGGCAGATCAAATATGTTTCTCCGAAAGAAGGTGAATAAAGAATTGGTAGATGTAAATGAAGAGGATCATAAAGTTGATCACAGTGAGATGCATTTGTGGAATTCAGCAACGGGAACAGATACCGTTCTTGAGAAAGATGGAGACGTGATGTATTTTGATAAGAAAGGTAATTTTATTCTTAGATATGTAAAGGCTAACTGGAAACTTTTGGAGACCAGAACAATGACGGAAAAAATACTGAAAATGCCCGCCACAGCGGTTCCCTGCTTTAGTTTGTCTGGAACAATTTTATGGTGTTCAAAAGGTGAATTATGGGAGCAGAATACAAATGACCTTCAGAAGAAAAAGTTAATGTCGTTCAAAGCAGATAGCATTGAGATTCTGAACAAAGTTCGACAGTCTACGGAAGCAGGTATTAACAGAAGGTATCAATATATAGATGATCATCATCTGCTGATCGCTGCACATCAAAATAATGATCTGCGGTCAACGTATTATATGTTGAATCAAGGAAAGAAGTTTGTCATTATCCCGGAGACCACAGATCGTATCAAACATCTTCAGGTAGCTAAAGAAGGTGAAAATTTTATATGGACTGAAGAGAATTACAATAAGCCGACTGTGGTAATGGCAAAAAGTGGATCGTCAGCTTCCAGAGCTGTCTATGCTTTTAATGTTCAGGATCTTGGAACCAAAACAATTACTAAAAGGCAGCTGTATTATAAAGGTGTCAATAATGAGGATCTTCAGGCGAGTCTTTTTCTTCCTGCAGATTTTGACCCTCAAAAAAAATATCCTGTCGTATTGTGGATCTATGAAAAACAACAGGAGTTTACCGATAAATATTTAGTGCCGACGTTTAAGAACACACGAGGTTTTAATGCCCGGCTATTGTTAGAATCTGGATATATGGTTCTGATCCCAGATATTAATTATGACAATAAGGGAGCAGGACTTTCAGCTTTGGAGTGTATAAACAATGCTTTGGATGAACTTGCAAAATTGGAGCAGGTCAATATGAAAAAAATTGCACTGATGGGGCAGTCATTTGGTGGCTACGAGACCAATTTCATCGCCACACACAGCAATCGTTTTGCAGCATTTATTTCAGGAGCGTCAAGATCAGATATTATTCATTCATCTTACGCCTTCAATTATAACTTCAACGCTCCGGATTACTACCGAATTGAAGATGGACAAATCAGGATGCGGGATAGTTTTGAAAGTAACAACCAGAAATATTTTGATAACAATCCTTTATATCACGCATCGAAAGTAAATGCACCAGTGCTTTTATGGACAGGGACTGATGATAAAAATGTGGATCAGGAAGAAACGAGAACATTTTTTAGTGCATTAAGGAAATACAGGAAGACTGTTGTTGCGTTATTTTATACAGGTGAAGGCCATTCTTTAGGGTCGTACGTAGCAAAGAAAGATCTTACATTAAGAATGCTGGATTGGTACGAATACTTCCTAAAGGATAAAAGAAATATTCCGTGGATCGATAAACAAATGAAGGATGCTAATTAG
- a CDS encoding helix-turn-helix domain-containing protein, which translates to MHYHNRILLLIFNLFFSVLYGREQQRSYKEISALFEGYTENDERAMVFVNLYIEKAKKDRNYKKLIRGYEEAIYYTKKSARKLSYADSTIVTALKSNDPDQISRAYLGKGIVYYYNRRQYKPALDEYLKAFKYSKNSEDDYLKNKVIYHLGMVKSYLGYYKEAAGHFEQAADFFEINAKESDDRNIRLNNESGYFNSIYRLSTCYKNLKFYNKEDSLITIGLNRLHNVSELSAELGYFQKGKGIQLLRKGNPDGALEHLKLSRNILIRNQDYASLTTVYFYLGKLYWAKGNKTESLNYFKKVDSLVNKFWFVTPEIRSNYEYLINDSKQRKNSKDQLYYTNQLLKADSIINVDFAMLSSKIYQEYDTETLLDERRKLVRDHQIIWYISISAGVSIVSFLIWRFRKREQKLTARYQELLEKFNAQKDISSFDVLSSVATGETSLYSLELINQIKADLKIFEDRKDFLKPNLTLPIVAKMIGSNRTHLSYVLNVHFDVTFPTYLKALRIRYITNLLLEDHKYLSYKIEALAKKCGMANRQLFTAHFLEINGIKPNDFIRKRQEELKKI; encoded by the coding sequence ATGCATTATCATAATAGGATTTTACTGCTCATCTTTAATTTGTTTTTCTCCGTCTTGTATGGGCGGGAACAGCAAAGATCTTATAAAGAAATCTCGGCGCTGTTTGAGGGATATACTGAAAATGATGAAAGGGCAATGGTATTTGTCAATCTTTACATCGAGAAAGCAAAAAAAGACCGTAATTATAAAAAACTGATACGCGGTTATGAAGAAGCCATCTATTACACCAAGAAATCCGCAAGGAAATTATCATACGCAGACAGTACAATTGTTACAGCTCTGAAATCCAATGATCCCGATCAGATTTCAAGAGCATATCTGGGAAAGGGGATCGTTTATTATTACAACCGCAGACAGTATAAGCCCGCCTTGGATGAATATCTGAAAGCATTCAAATATTCAAAAAATTCAGAGGATGATTACCTGAAGAATAAAGTTATCTATCATCTGGGAATGGTTAAAAGTTACCTGGGTTACTATAAAGAAGCAGCCGGCCATTTTGAGCAGGCAGCTGATTTTTTTGAAATAAATGCAAAAGAGAGCGATGACAGAAACATAAGGCTGAACAATGAATCAGGCTACTTCAATAGTATTTACCGCTTGAGTACCTGTTATAAAAATCTGAAATTCTATAATAAAGAAGACTCTCTCATTACTATAGGCCTGAACAGGCTTCACAATGTCAGCGAACTTTCTGCGGAACTTGGTTATTTTCAGAAAGGAAAGGGAATTCAGCTGCTTCGAAAAGGAAATCCGGACGGCGCATTAGAGCACTTAAAACTGTCACGCAATATATTGATCCGTAATCAGGATTATGCATCATTGACGACCGTGTATTTTTATCTGGGAAAACTCTACTGGGCAAAAGGCAATAAAACTGAATCATTAAACTATTTTAAAAAAGTCGATTCCCTTGTCAATAAATTTTGGTTTGTCACGCCTGAGATCAGATCAAATTATGAATACCTCATCAACGATTCGAAACAAAGAAAAAATTCAAAAGACCAGCTTTATTATACCAATCAGCTTTTAAAGGCGGACTCTATCATTAATGTGGACTTTGCAATGCTCTCCTCAAAGATTTACCAAGAGTATGATACTGAAACTTTATTGGATGAGAGAAGAAAGCTGGTGAGAGACCATCAGATCATTTGGTACATTTCCATTAGTGCCGGAGTTTCGATTGTGAGTTTTTTAATCTGGAGATTTAGGAAAAGAGAACAGAAACTGACCGCCAGGTATCAGGAACTGTTAGAAAAGTTCAATGCCCAAAAAGACATATCCAGCTTTGACGTGTTGTCATCTGTTGCCACAGGTGAAACCAGCTTGTATAGCCTAGAACTTATTAATCAGATCAAGGCAGACCTTAAGATTTTCGAGGACAGAAAAGATTTCTTAAAGCCTAATTTAACGCTTCCGATTGTAGCCAAGATGATAGGTAGCAACCGTACTCATTTATCGTACGTACTCAATGTACACTTTGATGTAACATTTCCAACCTATCTTAAAGCTTTAAGGATAAGATATATTACCAATTTACTGTTGGAGGATCACAAATATCTCAGTTATAAGATCGAGGCACTTGCAAAGAAATGCGGGATGGCAAACAGGCAGCTCTTTACAGCACATTTTTTGGAAATCAACGGAATCAAGCCGAACGATTTTATAAGGAAGCGACAGGAGGAACTAAAGAAGATCTAA
- a CDS encoding SusC/RagA family TonB-linked outer membrane protein, which translates to MKKNFCSLSHIQLAFGFTLLASGVAIGQMRVITGTVTDNTNNKPISGVSVLQEGSDTVATTNSSGIYRVQVSGNNPVLVFKHPDYPDRKVSLGDRVSFDVSLGNENGNGKKNENEKAIEEVVLNAGYYKVRDKERTGSISRVSAKDIENQPVTNVLASAQGRMSGVSITQNSGTPGGGFDIQIRGKNSIRREGNEPLYIIDGVPILSESPSAYSATILPYGSISPLNAINPNDVESFEVLKDADATAIYGSRGANGVIIVTTKKGRKGRSELKLNTSYSISTVANRLKMMNTPEYLGMRRQAFQNDGITAIPAIAYDLNTWSQERYTDWQRDLIGNNADASVVRLSLSGGSDNTSYLISYGHQEQSTVYPAGFQYKTNNLTGNFSYRSPDRKLEVNLTNTVSFQDNNVVNDDLTKRSLTLSPNAPELYNADGSLNWENNTFTNPVASFVSEYLNTSSFINTGTQLSYQLFPFVSLKFSGGMTFNNFEEYSLKPHTMYNPSFGLDSSSSNSSKNNSSSFSYILEPQIVGDYSWNDHSVEMLIGATLQQSETKSGTIQGYGFESNALIRNIAAAKTKVIGDQVNNQYNYTAVFARLNYKYLKRYIVNVTGRRDGSSRFGPSNRFGNFGAVGAAWLVSEEPWIKNISWLSLAKIRGSIGTSGNDRIGDYQYLDTYTVSTNIYNNTTGLNPSRLYNPNFSWEKTLKKEVAAEFSLFKNRWNLSAAYYENTSSNQLVGIPLPATTGFPSIQSNLPAKVQNTGWEFETSVQVLRNSKFRYDTSFNLSIPNSKLLEFPNLEGSTYANQYVIGYPTSLVKVYQYEGINPQTGLYQFKDFNGDGKISSPDDNKVIERIGMRFFGGWSNNVSYGPWSASFLWYFVKQRNWNYNKQMVIPGSMNNQPVEVLDVWSASNPSGTYMPYSSGSVAAKTSAHSFFQNSTAAIGDASFIRLKNVQINYRIPVREFGIKEAMIYVQGQNLLTITKYFGLDPEFVLNGFLPPLKTYSVGFQITF; encoded by the coding sequence ATGAAAAAAAACTTTTGCAGCCTAAGTCATATCCAATTGGCTTTTGGCTTCACCTTGCTCGCCTCCGGCGTAGCAATAGGGCAGATGCGTGTTATTACAGGCACTGTTACAGATAATACTAATAATAAACCTATTTCAGGGGTAAGTGTACTTCAGGAGGGTAGTGATACGGTTGCTACTACTAATAGTTCAGGTATTTATAGGGTTCAGGTATCGGGTAATAATCCTGTCCTTGTCTTTAAGCATCCTGATTATCCTGACCGAAAAGTTTCTTTAGGAGACAGAGTATCTTTTGATGTATCATTGGGTAATGAGAATGGGAATGGGAAAAAGAATGAAAATGAGAAAGCAATAGAGGAGGTGGTTCTTAATGCAGGGTATTATAAGGTTCGGGATAAGGAGAGAACAGGAAGTATTTCTCGGGTTTCAGCAAAGGATATTGAGAATCAGCCTGTCACCAACGTTCTTGCTTCAGCACAGGGTAGAATGAGCGGGGTTTCGATCACTCAGAATTCAGGAACGCCGGGAGGTGGTTTTGATATTCAGATCAGAGGGAAGAACAGCATCCGTCGTGAAGGGAATGAACCTTTGTACATTATTGATGGTGTGCCTATCCTTTCTGAATCGCCTTCTGCTTATAGTGCGACGATCCTTCCGTATGGATCGATAAGCCCGCTGAATGCGATCAATCCCAATGATGTTGAGAGTTTTGAGGTATTGAAAGATGCTGATGCGACCGCAATTTATGGGAGTCGTGGAGCTAATGGGGTCATTATCGTGACCACGAAGAAGGGTAGGAAAGGAAGGTCTGAGCTGAAGCTCAATACTTCCTATTCCATTAGTACTGTTGCCAATCGTCTAAAGATGATGAATACACCGGAGTATTTGGGAATGCGGAGACAGGCTTTTCAGAATGATGGGATCACTGCTATTCCTGCAATTGCATATGATCTGAATACCTGGAGTCAGGAACGGTATACAGACTGGCAGAGGGACCTGATCGGTAATAATGCTGATGCTTCTGTGGTTCGATTATCATTAAGCGGTGGTTCTGATAATACTTCTTATCTCATCAGTTACGGACATCAGGAACAATCTACGGTCTATCCGGCAGGATTTCAGTATAAGACCAATAATTTGACAGGGAATTTTAGTTATCGGAGTCCTGACCGAAAACTGGAGGTCAATCTGACCAATACCGTTTCTTTTCAGGATAATAATGTGGTGAATGATGATCTGACCAAGAGAAGTTTGACTTTGAGCCCTAATGCTCCGGAACTGTATAATGCTGATGGGTCTCTGAACTGGGAGAACAATACGTTTACCAATCCTGTTGCATCATTTGTAAGTGAATATTTGAATACATCAAGTTTTATCAATACAGGGACGCAGTTGTCTTATCAGCTGTTTCCGTTTGTTTCTTTGAAATTTAGCGGAGGAATGACCTTTAACAATTTTGAGGAATATTCCCTGAAACCGCATACGATGTACAATCCTTCATTCGGGCTTGATAGTTCGAGCTCTAATTCTTCGAAAAACAACAGTTCAAGTTTTTCCTACATCCTTGAACCGCAGATTGTCGGGGATTACAGTTGGAATGACCACAGTGTTGAAATGCTGATCGGTGCGACCTTGCAGCAGTCGGAAACTAAATCCGGAACAATACAGGGCTATGGTTTTGAAAGCAATGCGCTCATAAGAAATATTGCGGCTGCTAAGACAAAAGTGATCGGCGATCAGGTCAACAACCAGTATAACTATACGGCTGTTTTTGCAAGATTGAACTATAAATATCTGAAAAGATATATTGTGAATGTGACAGGGAGAAGAGATGGTTCCAGCCGTTTCGGACCGAGTAACCGTTTTGGGAATTTTGGAGCGGTGGGTGCTGCGTGGCTGGTCTCGGAAGAACCGTGGATTAAAAATATATCCTGGCTGAGCCTTGCCAAGATCAGGGGAAGCATCGGGACTTCAGGAAACGACAGGATAGGGGATTACCAGTATCTGGATACTTACACCGTCTCAACCAATATTTATAATAATACCACAGGGCTAAATCCTTCAAGATTGTATAATCCGAACTTTAGTTGGGAGAAGACTTTGAAGAAAGAAGTGGCGGCGGAATTTTCATTGTTCAAAAACCGCTGGAATCTGTCGGCTGCCTATTATGAGAATACCTCATCGAATCAGTTGGTGGGAATCCCACTGCCTGCAACGACGGGTTTTCCGAGTATTCAGTCCAACCTGCCTGCAAAGGTTCAGAATACAGGCTGGGAGTTTGAAACGTCTGTTCAGGTGTTGAGAAACTCTAAGTTTAGGTATGATACCTCCTTTAACCTATCGATTCCCAACAGCAAACTTCTGGAATTTCCGAATCTTGAAGGCTCTACCTATGCCAATCAGTATGTGATCGGTTATCCCACATCTTTGGTAAAGGTCTATCAGTATGAAGGCATCAATCCACAGACCGGGCTTTACCAGTTCAAGGATTTTAATGGTGACGGAAAAATATCGTCACCTGATGACAATAAAGTGATCGAAAGAATTGGAATGCGGTTCTTTGGAGGGTGGTCAAATAATGTAAGTTATGGTCCCTGGTCAGCATCGTTCCTGTGGTATTTTGTAAAGCAGAGAAACTGGAACTATAACAAGCAGATGGTCATTCCGGGTTCTATGAACAACCAGCCTGTTGAGGTTTTAGATGTCTGGTCTGCTTCCAATCCTTCGGGAACTTATATGCCTTACAGTTCAGGGAGTGTTGCGGCAAAAACGTCTGCACATTCGTTCTTTCAGAATTCTACCGCAGCGATTGGGGATGCCTCGTTTATCCGGTTGAAAAATGTACAGATCAATTACAGGATTCCTGTGCGGGAGTTTGGGATAAAAGAGGCAATGATCTATGTGCAGGGACAGAATCTGTTGACGATCACCAAGTATTTTGGATTAGACCCTGAGTTCGTCCTCAATGGATTTTTGCCACCGCTGAAAACGTATTCGGTGGGTTTTCAGATAACATTTTAA
- a CDS encoding RagB/SusD family nutrient uptake outer membrane protein, with translation MTTKIKYKIVTALLTAVLLFNMSCEKFIETDFPSNQIPTQLVFEDEQTADAALAGLYSGLWTNSMFSGGIDGMGALLGTYADDLNCVYTSSSNGALDLFNNQQIPTNTAVTSFWTYAYQQIYAANSIIEGAKNSKTLSGAVKDRIRGEALFVRSLLYMQLYQIFDEIPYTDTTDYVVNSTLGRMPKDEFLTKIETDLSETVNLLPSAYKNTERIYPNKYAGYMALAKMKMLLKKWEEADVLCFTIMQNSAYVYQTDMTKVFQKSGSHIIWQLKPKNNNDATKEASLYTFTGAPTSFVLRPDLVSSFSTTDLRRQNYMAAVPFGQQTNYRSAKYKNQAVNNPTEYSIIYRLDEVYLMQAEILTELNRASEAIPLINRSRQRAGLTALSITLSPNDVKIQMREEKRREFFTEHGIRFFDLKRWGLLDQLVTVKPNWKSFHLNWPLPQKELLLNPKLNPQNTGY, from the coding sequence ATGACAACAAAAATAAAATATAAGATAGTAACAGCTCTTTTAACTGCTGTTTTATTATTCAATATGTCCTGTGAAAAATTCATAGAAACAGATTTTCCATCCAATCAGATTCCTACACAACTGGTGTTTGAGGATGAGCAGACTGCGGATGCTGCTTTGGCAGGTTTGTATTCCGGACTATGGACAAATTCTATGTTTTCAGGAGGCATCGACGGGATGGGTGCATTGCTGGGAACCTACGCCGATGACCTGAACTGTGTCTACACCAGTTCTTCCAATGGGGCACTCGATCTGTTCAACAACCAGCAGATCCCGACCAATACTGCCGTTACTTCATTCTGGACCTATGCCTATCAGCAGATCTATGCTGCCAACAGCATTATTGAAGGGGCGAAGAATTCAAAAACGCTTTCCGGTGCGGTGAAGGACAGAATCAGGGGGGAAGCGCTTTTTGTCAGATCATTGCTTTATATGCAGTTGTATCAGATCTTTGATGAAATACCTTATACCGATACAACAGATTATGTTGTGAACAGTACCCTTGGAAGAATGCCCAAAGATGAATTTCTTACCAAGATCGAGACTGACCTCTCTGAGACAGTCAATCTATTGCCTTCAGCTTACAAGAATACAGAAAGGATTTATCCTAATAAGTATGCAGGATATATGGCACTTGCAAAAATGAAGATGTTGCTGAAAAAATGGGAGGAAGCAGATGTTCTTTGTTTCACCATTATGCAGAACTCTGCTTATGTTTATCAGACGGATATGACAAAGGTCTTTCAGAAAAGTGGGTCTCATATTATCTGGCAGCTTAAGCCGAAGAATAACAATGATGCCACAAAAGAAGCTTCACTGTACACTTTTACAGGAGCTCCGACATCATTTGTACTAAGACCTGATCTGGTCAGTTCATTTTCTACAACCGACCTGCGCCGTCAGAACTATATGGCAGCAGTCCCTTTCGGACAGCAGACGAATTACCGTTCTGCAAAATATAAGAACCAAGCTGTTAATAATCCTACAGAATATTCAATCATTTACCGCCTGGATGAGGTCTATCTGATGCAGGCAGAAATCCTCACTGAACTGAACAGGGCTTCAGAAGCGATCCCGCTGATCAACAGATCAAGACAGCGTGCAGGGCTTACTGCATTGAGCATTACATTATCTCCAAATGACGTCAAGATCCAGATGCGTGAAGAAAAAAGGAGAGAGTTTTTTACAGAACACGGCATCCGTTTTTTTGATCTGAAGCGATGGGGACTGCTGGATCAGCTGGTTACTGTAAAACCAAATTGGAAAAGTTTTCATTTAAACTGGCCGCTGCCTCAAAAAGAACTGCTTCTGAATCCGAAGCTTAATCCACAGAATACAGGTTACTAA
- a CDS encoding tellurium resistance protein TerC, translating to MKTIRTRFVEFTSYFFILLFCYASISKIMDFENFQVQIAQSPIFSSVAGFISYGVLITELLVCILLIFERTRFIGLYSSFFLMVSFTIYIYVILNYSDNVPCSCGGILEKMGWRTHLIFNIATVILSSSAILLNTDHRSRKIITSALLQLALSVLSTAMIIILYHRSDYMVKKENHFIRKFLQHPITEEKRYDLAVNSYYFAGSTKDSVYLGNYTTPFSLISLDNGLKEMNEKKIIPDRFDFSFKRAMIQINAPYYYLYDGTVPVIYKGLLGNDKVRTYSKSQAYFSQLINWDQDSFVFSTYYAPLKKQSLGILSPEENNHLKLKPDLLQKSKDGVFDTDGLMHFDSENQSLVYVHYYKNQFLVLDKDLNVKGDFKTIDTISQPQIDVAELSDGRRKMNKPPLKVNVTSTVKYGLLLNQSNLMGRYENSKNWENNAVIDVYSIAEQNYIGSFYLSKPKEIKKIQLEIVGDYLFVLVGNEIIRYRFAQNLTRHFIKGESRKP from the coding sequence ATGAAAACCATCAGAACAAGATTCGTAGAATTCACAAGCTATTTCTTTATATTGCTGTTCTGTTACGCCAGCATCAGCAAGATAATGGATTTTGAAAATTTTCAGGTTCAGATCGCACAGTCCCCTATTTTCAGTTCAGTTGCAGGATTTATTTCTTATGGTGTGCTGATTACAGAATTGTTGGTTTGTATTCTGCTTATTTTCGAAAGAACCAGGTTCATCGGATTGTACTCTTCTTTTTTCCTTATGGTCTCATTTACAATCTACATTTATGTCATTCTCAACTACAGTGACAATGTCCCTTGCTCCTGCGGTGGAATATTGGAAAAAATGGGATGGAGGACCCATCTTATTTTTAACATTGCAACCGTCATCCTTTCATCGTCCGCGATCCTATTGAATACAGATCATAGAAGCAGAAAAATAATTACTTCTGCTTTGTTACAACTCGCCCTATCTGTTCTTAGCACCGCAATGATCATCATACTATACCATCGCTCCGATTATATGGTAAAGAAAGAAAATCATTTTATCAGAAAATTCCTTCAACATCCTATTACGGAAGAGAAGCGGTACGATCTTGCGGTCAATTCATATTATTTTGCGGGCTCAACAAAAGACTCTGTCTATCTCGGTAATTATACCACTCCTTTCTCACTGATATCTTTAGATAATGGACTAAAAGAAATGAATGAAAAAAAGATCATTCCGGATCGCTTTGATTTCAGCTTCAAAAGGGCTATGATACAGATCAATGCACCATATTATTATCTATATGACGGAACCGTTCCTGTAATATATAAAGGTTTGCTGGGAAATGATAAGGTACGTACTTACAGTAAATCGCAAGCCTACTTCAGTCAGCTGATAAATTGGGATCAGGATTCCTTTGTTTTCAGCACCTACTATGCGCCTTTAAAAAAACAGTCGTTAGGCATTTTGTCTCCTGAAGAAAATAATCATCTTAAACTAAAACCAGATCTATTACAGAAATCTAAAGATGGTGTTTTTGATACAGACGGACTGATGCATTTTGATAGTGAAAACCAAAGTCTGGTATATGTACATTACTATAAAAATCAGTTTTTGGTTCTGGATAAAGACCTGAATGTAAAAGGTGATTTTAAAACCATTGATACCATAAGCCAGCCACAAATTGATGTTGCTGAGTTAAGCGATGGGAGAAGAAAGATGAATAAGCCTCCACTTAAGGTAAATGTCACATCTACCGTTAAATATGGTTTGTTACTTAACCAATCCAATTTAATGGGCAGATATGAAAACAGCAAGAATTGGGAAAATAATGCGGTAATCGATGTCTATTCCATTGCTGAGCAAAATTACATAGGCAGCTTTTACCTTTCAAAACCAAAAGAAATTAAAAAAATACAATTGGAAATCGTAGGAGATTATCTTTTTGTATTAGTCGGAAATGAAATCATCAGGTATCGTTTTGCGCAGAACCTCACCAGGCATTTCATTAAAGGGGAAAGCCGAAAACCCTGA